Proteins found in one Balneolaceae bacterium genomic segment:
- a CDS encoding NIPSNAP family protein has translation MIYRNFYPALLGAILTAAIFFLNGEFTNTIKPAEFTQDQQKVFELRTYTTHDGKLDDLHARFANHTMELFEKHGMENIAYWTPMDMENTLIYIIAHDSREAAEESWEAFRNDSNWQEVYQASREDGPIVENVESVFMTSTEFSPMK, from the coding sequence ATGATATATAGAAATTTTTATCCTGCACTGCTCGGTGCAATACTGACTGCTGCCATTTTCTTCCTGAATGGAGAGTTTACGAATACAATCAAACCGGCAGAGTTTACGCAGGATCAACAGAAAGTTTTTGAGCTCAGAACCTACACAACCCATGATGGCAAACTGGATGACCTCCATGCCCGTTTTGCCAATCACACCATGGAGCTTTTTGAAAAACACGGAATGGAAAACATCGCATATTGGACCCCGATGGATATGGAAAATACGCTGATCTACATCATAGCTCACGACAGCCGGGAAGCCGCTGAGGAAAGCTGGGAAGCGTTTCGCAATGATTCCAATTGGCAGGAAGTCTACCAGGCATCACGCGAAGATGGCCCAATCGTAGAGAACGTTGAATCTGTG